A section of the Leptotrichia buccalis C-1013-b genome encodes:
- a CDS encoding DegV family protein, whose amino-acid sequence MAIKYLDAKRLKLVFIGGGKWVTKHEELLNELNVYPVPDGDTGSNMSMTLNSMINDLEEKTNDKIKMPELIEVVEEAVLMGARGNSGTILSQVITGFLKGIGEKAKLLPIDVAKALVSAKETAYSAVSEPIEGTMLTVIRKISEKAMECASKFEDLVEFLKEIVEAGEKAVEETPEMLPKLKEAGVVDAGGKGLFFFFEGFYKVTTELNLLAKLQKAQVKENEFDKTIANIDHDPESIRFQYCTEYIILNGDFDTEEYKKRVLELGDSAVFAQTSKKFKTHIHTNHPGKAMEIALEYGPLEKMKVENMKLQHDNLQIFSEKDEAKIFVNPKIDKTKAAFIILADSENLKDEFLKLGADVAILGGQSKNPSVLEILNAIDKTKKETVYILPNNKNVITTAKMAAEKAKKTVIVLSTKTMLDGYYFLKNKENDIDEVKESASRNYSVEITKAVRDTKVENLTIQKDDFIGLVNGKIKFAKKSLKEITDEILRNLINKNTITAIVVSGNEKDEAAQKNIEQKLSEIKTTFINGNQENYHYYLYIENKDPNMPEIAILTDSVSDLTNEDIEGLPIKIVPLKIDINGELYKDGVEITKAEFWHQMLDNNAKIKTSQPSPQEFLNAYNKLFEKGYKKIISIHPSSKLSGTIQAAKVGRSLTNRENDIELVDSLGASLLQGFLALGAAGKSIRGESFTEILNWINNFRNKGKLLMIIPDLKYLEKGGRIGKASSTIAGALNMKPILTVNQGEVTVEKKVLGERNAQKYIEKYIERESKKQSIVLMSGWGGTPTELENVVRIYSEVENNPKISSLILNREIGAVIGAHAGPVYGIFIFPRLS is encoded by the coding sequence ATGGCAATAAAATATTTGGATGCCAAAAGATTAAAATTAGTATTTATTGGTGGCGGAAAATGGGTTACAAAACACGAAGAGCTGCTAAATGAATTAAATGTTTATCCAGTACCTGACGGCGACACAGGAAGTAATATGTCAATGACATTAAACTCTATGATAAACGATCTGGAAGAAAAAACAAATGATAAAATAAAAATGCCTGAACTTATCGAAGTAGTTGAAGAGGCAGTATTAATGGGAGCCAGAGGAAATTCTGGAACAATTTTATCACAAGTAATTACAGGATTTTTAAAGGGAATTGGAGAAAAAGCAAAATTATTGCCAATTGATGTTGCAAAAGCTCTTGTAAGTGCTAAAGAGACAGCCTATAGTGCTGTAAGTGAACCGATTGAAGGAACAATGCTGACAGTTATCAGAAAAATTTCTGAAAAGGCTATGGAATGTGCAAGCAAATTTGAAGATCTAGTAGAATTTTTAAAAGAAATTGTAGAAGCTGGAGAAAAAGCTGTGGAAGAAACTCCTGAAATGTTGCCAAAATTAAAGGAAGCAGGAGTAGTTGATGCTGGTGGAAAAGGTCTATTTTTCTTTTTTGAAGGATTTTACAAAGTTACAACTGAGTTAAATTTACTGGCCAAACTGCAAAAAGCCCAGGTAAAAGAAAATGAATTTGACAAAACAATAGCAAATATTGACCACGATCCTGAAAGCATTCGTTTCCAATATTGTACAGAATACATCATTTTAAACGGAGATTTTGATACAGAAGAATATAAAAAGCGTGTACTTGAATTAGGAGATTCAGCAGTATTTGCACAAACTTCTAAAAAATTTAAGACACATATTCATACAAACCATCCAGGAAAAGCGATGGAAATTGCATTGGAATATGGACCGCTTGAAAAAATGAAAGTAGAAAATATGAAACTGCAGCATGATAATTTGCAGATTTTTAGTGAAAAAGATGAAGCAAAAATCTTTGTAAATCCGAAAATTGACAAAACTAAAGCAGCTTTCATAATTTTAGCAGATTCTGAAAATTTAAAAGACGAATTTCTAAAACTGGGAGCAGATGTTGCGATTCTTGGTGGACAAAGCAAAAATCCAAGCGTGCTGGAAATTTTAAATGCTATTGACAAGACAAAAAAAGAAACTGTGTATATCCTGCCAAATAACAAGAATGTCATTACAACAGCTAAAATGGCAGCTGAAAAAGCTAAAAAAACTGTTATCGTATTAAGCACTAAAACAATGCTTGACGGATACTATTTCTTGAAAAATAAGGAAAACGACATTGATGAAGTAAAAGAATCAGCTTCGAGAAATTATTCAGTAGAAATTACAAAAGCTGTGAGAGATACAAAAGTAGAAAATCTGACAATACAAAAAGATGATTTCATAGGTCTTGTAAATGGAAAAATAAAATTTGCAAAAAAATCACTAAAAGAAATAACGGATGAAATATTAAGAAATTTAATTAATAAAAATACAATAACAGCCATTGTTGTAAGCGGAAATGAAAAAGATGAAGCTGCTCAAAAAAATATTGAACAAAAACTAAGCGAAATAAAAACAACTTTTATCAATGGAAATCAGGAAAATTATCACTATTATCTCTACATTGAAAACAAAGATCCAAATATGCCTGAAATAGCAATTCTTACAGATTCGGTATCTGATTTAACAAATGAAGACATTGAAGGATTGCCAATAAAAATAGTTCCTTTAAAAATTGACATAAATGGAGAGCTTTACAAAGATGGAGTAGAAATCACAAAAGCAGAATTTTGGCATCAAATGCTTGATAATAATGCAAAAATAAAAACTTCACAGCCATCACCACAGGAATTTTTAAATGCCTATAACAAATTATTTGAAAAAGGATACAAAAAAATAATTTCAATTCATCCTTCATCAAAGCTAAGTGGAACAATACAGGCAGCTAAAGTTGGAAGAAGTTTGACAAACAGAGAAAACGATATTGAACTGGTTGACAGTTTGGGAGCTTCATTATTACAAGGTTTCCTAGCATTAGGTGCAGCTGGAAAATCAATAAGAGGTGAAAGTTTTACAGAAATTCTTAACTGGATAAACAACTTTAGAAACAAAGGAAAATTACTTATGATTATTCCTGATTTAAAATATCTTGAAAAAGGCGGAAGAATTGGAAAGGCAAGTTCAACAATAGCAGGAGCTCTTAATATGAAACCTATTTTAACTGTAAATCAAGGAGAAGTTACAGTTGAGAAAAAAGTTCTAGGTGAACGTAATGCTCAAAAATATATAGAAAAATATATAGAACGTGAAAGCAAAAAACAAAGCATAGTTCTCATGAGCGGATGGGGAGGAACTCCAACAGAACTTGAAAATGTAGTCCGAATTTACTCTGAAGTGGAAAATAATCCAAAAATAAGTTCATTAATATTAAATCGGGAAATTGGAGCTGTAATAGGAGCTCATGCAGGTCCAGTTTACGGAATATTTATATTTCCAAGATTAAGTTAA
- a CDS encoding M3 family oligoendopeptidase gives MKFNEYEYEHLDLEKIKENFSELIESFGKAENVEVQIEAFDKIIKLRNHIETMQTLVSIRHSIDTNDEFYDKENEYMDEISPILFGFTNDFYKALVNSKFKDELIKKYGKLLFDLAENTLKVFSNEIIPDAQEENRLSSKYSKLIASAKIDFDGKELNLSQMVPYTQSKDRNVRIEAAKKVAHFFAENQEKFDNIYDSLVKVRTKMAQKMGYKNYVEFGYKQLSRLEYDAKMVEGYRKQVLENIVPLHTELRKRQEKRLGVEKLRFYDEAIKFNSGNADPHGSPEWILSHGKMMYKELSKETDEFFTFMTENNLLDLLSKKGKMSGGYCTYIPEHKAPFIFANFNGTAHDIDVLTHEAGHAFQVYQSRGFDVPEYLWPTYEACEIHSMSMEFLTWPWMDLFFENDTEKYKFIHLSEALLFIPYGVTVDEFQHWVYENPDVTPQQRREKWLEIEKKYLPTRDYGEIEELKNGIFWFRQGHIFSSPFYYIDYTLAQVCAFQFWIKSREDKEKAWQDYLNLCKLGGSKSFFGLMKSANLKNPFEEGTIAAVIPKIKEYLDSVDDMNL, from the coding sequence ATGAAATTTAATGAATATGAGTATGAACATTTAGATTTAGAGAAAATAAAAGAGAATTTTTCGGAGTTAATAGAGAGTTTTGGAAAGGCAGAAAATGTGGAAGTACAGATTGAGGCATTTGATAAAATTATAAAGCTGAGAAATCATATTGAAACTATGCAGACGCTTGTTTCGATTCGGCATAGTATTGATACAAATGATGAATTTTATGATAAGGAAAACGAGTATATGGATGAAATTAGTCCAATTTTGTTTGGATTTACTAATGATTTTTATAAAGCGCTTGTCAATTCAAAATTTAAAGATGAACTCATCAAGAAATACGGGAAATTGCTGTTCGACTTAGCAGAAAATACATTGAAAGTTTTCTCGAACGAGATTATTCCAGATGCACAGGAAGAAAATAGATTATCTAGCAAATATTCAAAATTGATTGCCAGTGCAAAAATTGATTTTGATGGAAAAGAGCTTAATTTATCGCAAATGGTTCCTTACACTCAATCTAAAGACAGAAATGTAAGAATTGAGGCGGCAAAGAAAGTGGCTCATTTTTTTGCTGAAAATCAAGAAAAATTTGACAATATTTATGATTCACTTGTAAAAGTGAGAACTAAAATGGCACAGAAAATGGGATACAAAAATTATGTGGAATTTGGGTATAAACAACTTTCAAGACTGGAATATGATGCAAAAATGGTGGAAGGTTACAGAAAGCAAGTACTTGAAAACATTGTTCCACTGCATACTGAACTTCGTAAAAGACAGGAAAAAAGACTGGGAGTGGAAAAACTTAGATTTTATGACGAGGCTATAAAATTTAATTCTGGAAATGCTGATCCGCATGGTTCGCCTGAGTGGATTCTGAGTCATGGGAAAATGATGTATAAGGAATTGTCGAAGGAAACTGATGAGTTTTTTACATTTATGACTGAGAATAATTTGCTTGACTTGCTTTCTAAAAAAGGAAAGATGAGTGGCGGATACTGTACTTATATTCCAGAACATAAGGCACCGTTTATTTTTGCCAATTTTAATGGGACTGCACATGATATTGATGTTTTAACGCACGAAGCAGGGCATGCTTTTCAAGTTTATCAAAGCCGAGGTTTTGATGTGCCTGAATATTTATGGCCGACTTACGAGGCTTGTGAAATTCATTCAATGAGTATGGAATTTTTAACTTGGCCGTGGATGGACTTGTTCTTTGAAAATGATACAGAAAAATACAAGTTTATTCATTTATCAGAAGCGCTTTTATTCATTCCTTACGGGGTAACTGTCGATGAATTTCAACATTGGGTTTATGAAAATCCAGACGTTACGCCACAGCAGCGTCGTGAAAAATGGCTTGAAATTGAGAAAAAATATTTACCAACTAGAGATTATGGGGAAATTGAAGAATTAAAAAATGGAATTTTCTGGTTTAGACAAGGGCATATTTTTAGCTCACCATTTTATTACATTGACTATACATTAGCTCAAGTGTGTGCTTTCCAATTCTGGATAAAATCAAGGGAAGACAAGGAAAAGGCATGGCAGGATTATTTAAATTTGTGTAAACTTGGTGGAAGCAAATCGTTCTTTGGATTAATGAAGTCGGCTAACTTGAAAAATCCGTTTGAAGAAGGGACAATAGCAGCTGTGATTCCGAAAATTAAGGAATATTTGGATAGTGTTGATGATATGAATTTGTAA
- a CDS encoding S1C family serine protease has translation MKKINFMKKGNKKFALFSILFLILSCSNKNDTKSNSTENMANVEQTKSISQEELQKYTKNAVQTQDAFVSVHNSVKDSIVNIRTKKTVTVNTYNPLEEMLFGRSGGQEKRESGSLGSGFVVSKDGYIVTNNHVIDGADEIYVKFSNGREYRTKLVGTSPEVDIAVLKIDSNETFKPLEFANSDQVQIGQWSIAFGNPLGLNDSMTVGIVSAAGRSSLGIEQIENFIQTDAAINQGNSGGPLIDITGKVIGVNTAIYSQSGGSVGIGFAIPANLAMTVKDSIIATGKFERPYIGVYLGTLDSDKVKALNLKSSNGVFVADVVPNGPAAAAGITKNDVIIAVDGKEVNSSGAFVGEIAAKKVGQNVKLTVIRNGKTIQVGVNLVKTPNALQQQQIIQQRQQQQQQEFGR, from the coding sequence ATGAAAAAAATAAATTTTATGAAAAAAGGAAATAAAAAATTTGCTTTATTTTCAATCTTGTTTTTAATTTTAAGTTGTTCAAATAAGAACGATACAAAATCTAACAGTACAGAAAATATGGCAAATGTTGAGCAAACAAAATCAATTTCTCAGGAGGAATTGCAAAAATATACTAAAAATGCGGTTCAGACACAGGATGCTTTTGTTAGTGTTCATAACAGCGTAAAAGATTCGATTGTAAATATTCGGACAAAAAAAACTGTTACAGTAAATACATATAATCCGCTGGAAGAAATGCTTTTTGGACGTTCTGGAGGGCAGGAGAAACGTGAATCTGGTTCACTTGGTTCAGGATTTGTTGTTTCAAAGGACGGATATATTGTTACAAATAATCACGTTATTGATGGCGCAGATGAAATTTATGTAAAATTCTCAAATGGACGTGAATATCGTACAAAGCTTGTGGGGACATCACCGGAAGTTGATATAGCTGTATTAAAAATAGATTCAAATGAAACGTTCAAGCCATTGGAATTTGCAAATTCAGATCAGGTTCAAATTGGGCAATGGTCGATAGCGTTTGGAAATCCATTAGGACTTAATGATTCGATGACTGTCGGAATTGTAAGTGCGGCTGGACGTAGTTCGCTTGGAATTGAACAAATTGAAAACTTTATTCAGACTGATGCAGCTATTAACCAAGGAAATAGTGGTGGACCGTTAATTGATATAACTGGTAAAGTTATTGGAGTAAATACTGCAATTTATTCTCAAAGTGGTGGAAGTGTAGGAATTGGATTTGCCATTCCAGCTAATTTAGCTATGACTGTAAAAGATTCAATTATCGCAACTGGTAAATTTGAAAGACCGTATATAGGTGTGTATCTTGGAACTTTAGATTCGGATAAAGTAAAAGCTCTTAATCTAAAATCTTCAAACGGAGTATTTGTAGCGGATGTTGTTCCAAATGGTCCGGCAGCAGCTGCAGGAATAACTAAAAATGATGTCATTATAGCAGTTGATGGAAAGGAAGTTAATTCATCTGGTGCATTTGTAGGAGAAATTGCAGCTAAAAAAGTTGGACAAAATGTAAAATTAACAGTAATTAGAAATGGAAAAACTATACAAGTAGGAGTAAATCTTGTTAAAACTCCAAATGCTCTTCAACAGCAGCAAATTATTCAGCAAAGACAGCAACAACAACAACAGGAATTTGGAAGATAG
- a CDS encoding flavodoxin: MAKVGIFYGSTTGVTEDIAHKIAEKIDGAEIFNIDGNEDKLEDFDVLLLGTSTWGFGDLQDDWAAVVDDLASKDLSGKKVGYFGSGDQGTFSDTFMDGIAIIDEEIQKTGATIIGKTSTEGYEFNESRAVKNNEFLGLALDEVNQSELTDERIDVWVEQIKKEF; encoded by the coding sequence ATGGCAAAAGTAGGAATTTTTTATGGTTCAACAACAGGAGTAACTGAAGACATTGCTCATAAAATTGCAGAAAAGATTGATGGAGCTGAAATTTTTAATATTGACGGAAATGAAGATAAACTAGAAGATTTTGATGTATTGCTTTTGGGAACTTCTACTTGGGGATTTGGAGATTTGCAAGATGATTGGGCAGCAGTAGTGGATGATTTGGCAAGTAAGGATTTAAGTGGTAAAAAAGTAGGATATTTCGGAAGTGGGGATCAGGGAACATTCTCTGATACATTTATGGATGGAATCGCCATCATTGATGAAGAAATCCAAAAAACTGGTGCGACAATTATTGGGAAAACTTCAACAGAAGGATATGAATTTAACGAATCAAGAGCAGTTAAAAATAATGAATTTTTAGGACTTGCGCTAGATGAAGTTAATCAATCTGAATTGACAGATGAAAGAATTGATGTATGGGTTGAACAAATAAAAAAAGAATTTTAA
- a CDS encoding DNA/RNA helicase domain-containing protein, whose amino-acid sequence MNHSTLILKVKNIINSNDTTAYINKLGTILRNKKIDEKDMSISESQVKAWKDCFKFLKENLTGINKNIDLLFEYSLPGTIHERPDVIILTEKKLIILEFKRKKRPENEDISQVLRYKEWIKNFHSTTKERNLKIKEYIVCTFPYSNPYQERGVNILTSENFNDTLKKELEREKETTPSIINKWIHSSMTIMPDMLKAIELLYKENKLPYISDVNKQCLNTVKEYMREVYQNSKIKKKNTKLVIVVDGVPGAGKTALGFNIIHTANKKGKLNAVYITGNGPLVDVLSYQLNNIIENRAAAPNIIRSMKNFKSKHNNNNDDKNVKILVFDEAQRAWNKHENNESEPKILLEAGNQIANKYGYAIILVLFGNKQYIYKGEEGGLSLWLKAIEESEDWNILLSDNLNKQIDKNEFTKKERRRVDKRLYLSTSIRGNSNDCSKWVNKIISDESIEDIKKEFEKINNTSFTIYLTRSQEKVKSYCEKLDENKSFGIFVSNFSSEKNIIFNNRDNTAYGKWFLGESKNLSTYCSVFGCQGLELDYPIIKFSDDYTRKNGKWIYGGKKYENAINSKIYQNPEDIVENNYRVLLTRGRYGMILFIPENKIFDETYEYFKSMGIKEL is encoded by the coding sequence ATGAACCATAGTACTCTGATTTTAAAAGTTAAAAATATTATAAATTCTAATGATACTACTGCTTATATTAACAAGTTAGGAACTATTTTAAGAAATAAAAAAATTGATGAAAAAGATATGAGTATAAGTGAATCTCAAGTAAAAGCATGGAAAGATTGTTTTAAATTTTTAAAAGAGAATCTTACAGGCATCAATAAAAATATTGATTTATTATTTGAATATAGTTTGCCAGGAACTATTCATGAACGTCCTGACGTCATTATCCTTACAGAAAAAAAATTGATTATATTAGAATTTAAAAGAAAAAAAAGACCTGAAAATGAAGATATTAGCCAAGTTTTAAGATATAAAGAATGGATCAAAAATTTTCATTCTACAACAAAAGAGAGAAATCTTAAAATTAAAGAATATATTGTCTGTACCTTTCCATATAGCAATCCTTATCAAGAGAGAGGTGTCAATATTTTAACTTCTGAAAATTTTAATGATACATTAAAAAAGGAACTTGAAAGAGAAAAGGAAACTACACCTAGCATTATTAATAAATGGATACATTCAAGTATGACAATAATGCCAGATATGTTAAAAGCAATAGAACTTCTATATAAAGAAAATAAACTTCCTTACATTTCTGACGTAAATAAACAATGTCTCAATACAGTTAAAGAATATATGAGAGAAGTTTATCAAAATTCTAAAATTAAAAAGAAAAATACTAAATTAGTAATTGTTGTTGATGGTGTTCCAGGAGCTGGAAAAACAGCATTAGGATTTAATATCATTCATACTGCTAATAAAAAAGGAAAATTAAATGCTGTTTATATAACAGGAAATGGACCTTTAGTTGACGTTCTTAGTTATCAACTAAACAACATTATAGAAAACCGTGCTGCTGCTCCAAACATTATAAGAAGTATGAAAAATTTTAAGAGTAAACATAATAACAATAATGATGATAAAAATGTAAAAATATTAGTGTTTGATGAAGCTCAACGTGCTTGGAATAAACATGAAAATAATGAATCAGAACCTAAAATTTTACTTGAAGCTGGAAATCAAATAGCAAATAAATATGGATATGCAATAATTCTAGTTTTATTTGGAAATAAACAATACATATATAAAGGTGAAGAAGGTGGACTATCTTTGTGGCTTAAAGCAATAGAGGAGAGTGAAGATTGGAATATTCTACTTTCAGATAATCTAAACAAACAGATTGATAAAAATGAATTTACTAAAAAAGAAAGAAGAAGGGTTGATAAAAGATTATACCTATCTACTTCTATTAGAGGGAATTCTAATGATTGTAGTAAGTGGGTGAATAAAATCATTTCAGATGAAAGTATTGAGGATATAAAAAAAGAATTTGAAAAAATAAATAATACATCATTTACAATCTATTTAACACGTTCTCAGGAAAAGGTTAAAAGTTACTGTGAAAAATTAGATGAGAACAAATCATTTGGAATTTTTGTATCTAATTTTAGTTCAGAAAAAAATATTATTTTTAATAACCGTGATAATACTGCATATGGTAAATGGTTTTTAGGAGAAAGTAAGAATCTCTCAACATATTGTTCTGTTTTTGGGTGCCAAGGATTAGAGCTAGATTATCCAATAATAAAATTTAGTGATGATTATACCAGAAAAAATGGAAAATGGATTTACGGTGGTAAGAAATATGAAAATGCAATAAATAGTAAAATATATCAAAATCCTGAGGATATAGTCGAAAATAATTACAGAGTCCTTTTAACTAGAGGAAGATATGGAATGATATTATTTATTCCAGAAAATAAAATTTTTGATGAGACATATGAATATTTTAAATCTATGGGAATAAAAGAATTATAG
- a CDS encoding biotin--[acetyl-CoA-carboxylase] ligase — protein MKFKFFDEINSTNEYLRRHLRIEEFEVIVAKKQTDGKGRRERVWISNEGAALFSFAVSDNTELDEKITVFAGYIVYNVLKEYVESKEKLTFKWPNDIYYEDKKICGILCEKVRDYIIVGIGININNTDFGMFRDKAISLVEITGKTHSIQEIIEKTVSNFEEQFYSLNRNWENILNVVNENSYLKDRKIIIKQNGKFLEKEYKFLRIDRRGNLSLIGKGDEDEIKFTSLEFKVI, from the coding sequence TTGAAATTTAAATTTTTTGATGAAATAAATTCAACTAATGAATATTTAAGAAGACATTTAAGAATAGAAGAATTTGAAGTTATTGTCGCAAAAAAGCAGACAGATGGAAAAGGTAGAAGGGAGAGGGTGTGGATTTCAAACGAGGGTGCCGCACTCTTTTCTTTTGCCGTTAGTGATAATACCGAACTAGATGAAAAAATAACAGTCTTTGCAGGTTATATAGTTTACAATGTATTAAAAGAGTATGTAGAATCCAAAGAAAAACTGACCTTTAAATGGCCAAATGACATTTACTATGAAGATAAAAAAATATGTGGGATTTTATGTGAAAAAGTAAGAGATTACATAATAGTTGGAATAGGAATAAATATCAACAATACTGATTTTGGAATGTTCCGTGATAAAGCTATTTCTCTTGTGGAAATTACAGGAAAAACTCACTCAATTCAGGAAATTATTGAAAAAACTGTATCAAATTTTGAAGAACAATTTTACAGTCTAAATAGAAATTGGGAAAATATACTAAATGTTGTAAATGAAAATAGCTATCTAAAAGATAGAAAAATTATTATAAAACAGAATGGAAAATTCTTAGAAAAAGAATACAAGTTTTTACGAATAGACAGAAGAGGTAACCTTTCATTGATTGGCAAGGGAGATGAGGATGAAATAAAGTTTACTTCGTTGGAATTTAAGGTTATATAA
- the epsC gene encoding serine O-acetyltransferase EpsC: MILIFKWLRSEINNIAEKDPAVRYKVEVFLYPSLHAIINHKIAHFFQKRKFFLLARLISQISRFFTGIEIHPGARLGNRIFFDHGMGIVVGETAEIGDNCVIYHGVTLGGVSTSKTKRHPTLKENVTVGTGAKLLGNIVVGKNVKVGANSVVLRDVPDNAVAVGIPARIIPKTEEDYYMWHI, encoded by the coding sequence GTGATTCTTATTTTTAAATGGTTAAGAAGCGAGATAAATAATATTGCAGAAAAAGATCCAGCAGTAAGGTATAAAGTCGAAGTTTTCCTTTATCCATCGTTACATGCTATTATTAATCATAAAATTGCCCATTTTTTTCAAAAACGTAAATTTTTTTTATTGGCTAGATTAATTTCTCAAATTTCCCGTTTTTTTACAGGAATAGAAATTCATCCAGGAGCAAGGCTAGGTAATCGAATATTTTTTGATCATGGAATGGGAATTGTTGTAGGAGAAACAGCAGAGATTGGTGATAATTGCGTGATTTACCATGGTGTGACTCTTGGAGGGGTAAGTACCTCAAAAACTAAAAGACATCCAACTTTAAAGGAAAATGTTACAGTTGGTACAGGAGCAAAGCTCTTAGGAAATATAGTAGTTGGGAAAAATGTGAAAGTCGGAGCAAATTCGGTTGTTTTACGAGATGTACCTGATAATGCAGTTGCTGTAGGGATTCCAGCAAGAATTATTCCAAAAACAGAGGAAGACTATTATATGTGGCATATTTAA
- a CDS encoding KdsC family phosphatase encodes MIKLILLDVDGTLTDGGIYLGNSGEELKKFNVKDGYAIVNSQKVGIEFGIITGAESELLKNRAKKLKIKYLYQGISEKTLVLKEIMKNLNLKKEEIAYMGDDLNDIKIMKMAGFCGTPLDGANELKEFADFISTKNGGDGAVREFIETILKKENLFQKFLENVE; translated from the coding sequence ATGATAAAATTAATTTTATTGGATGTAGATGGAACACTTACCGATGGTGGAATTTATCTTGGAAACAGTGGTGAGGAACTAAAAAAGTTTAATGTAAAGGATGGTTATGCCATTGTTAATTCACAAAAAGTAGGCATAGAGTTTGGAATTATTACAGGCGCTGAATCTGAACTTTTAAAAAATCGTGCCAAAAAATTAAAAATCAAATATCTGTATCAGGGAATTTCTGAAAAAACTCTTGTTTTAAAAGAAATAATGAAAAATTTGAATTTAAAAAAAGAAGAAATTGCCTATATGGGTGATGACCTGAATGATATAAAAATTATGAAAATGGCAGGATTTTGTGGAACTCCTTTGGACGGAGCAAATGAATTAAAGGAGTTTGCTGATTTTATTTCTACCAAAAATGGTGGAGATGGAGCAGTACGAGAATTTATAGAAACTATTTTAAAAAAGGAAAATTTATTTCAAAAATTTTTAGAAAATGTTGAATAA
- a CDS encoding YciI family protein, which produces MKKIFVVSTTYTKSLEEVGKFRNDHFEFIQKYIDAGKFIAGGRQNPPTGGLILAYNVTKEELEEILKEDPYYKNDLIETVITEFTPALLNKSFEKFSN; this is translated from the coding sequence ATGAAAAAAATTTTTGTTGTATCTACAACTTATACAAAATCATTGGAGGAAGTTGGAAAATTTAGAAATGATCATTTTGAGTTTATTCAAAAATACATTGATGCTGGAAAATTCATTGCAGGAGGACGGCAAAATCCTCCGACTGGTGGACTTATCCTTGCATACAATGTAACAAAAGAAGAACTCGAAGAAATTCTGAAGGAAGATCCTTATTATAAGAATGATTTGATAGAAACAGTAATAACTGAATTTACACCAGCTCTTCTTAATAAGAGTTTTGAAAAATTTTCTAATTAA
- the cysK gene encoding cysteine synthase A, producing MIYENILDLIGNTPVVKLNFLNEENVADIYVKLEKYNIGGSVKDRAALGMIEAAEKEGKLQPGGTIVEPTSGNTGIALALIGKAKGYRVVIVMPDSMSVERRSILAAYGAELILTEGAKGMKGAIAEAEKLAAENGYFLPQQFENSANPAKHYETTAKEILDDFPQIDAFISGVGTAGTLSGVGKRLKEERPGVQVFAVEPATSAVLSGEQPGKHFQQGLGAGFIPGNYDPKLVDEIIKITNEEAIEFATRASKENGLFIGISSGTAIAAAYKVAKKLGKGKKVLAILPDGGEKYLSVEAFRNSL from the coding sequence ATGATTTATGAAAATATTTTAGATTTAATTGGAAACACACCTGTGGTGAAATTAAACTTTTTAAATGAAGAAAATGTTGCTGATATTTATGTTAAGCTGGAAAAATATAATATTGGTGGGAGTGTAAAGGATAGAGCAGCTCTTGGAATGATAGAAGCGGCTGAAAAAGAAGGAAAATTACAACCAGGTGGGACAATTGTTGAACCTACTTCTGGGAATACTGGAATTGCGTTAGCTTTAATTGGAAAAGCAAAAGGATACAGAGTAGTAATTGTAATGCCTGACTCAATGAGTGTGGAAAGAAGAAGCATTTTAGCAGCTTACGGAGCAGAGTTAATTTTAACAGAAGGTGCTAAAGGAATGAAAGGTGCAATTGCAGAAGCTGAAAAATTAGCAGCTGAAAATGGATATTTCCTACCTCAACAATTTGAAAATTCTGCAAATCCTGCAAAACATTATGAAACTACAGCAAAAGAAATTTTGGATGATTTTCCGCAAATCGACGCTTTTATTTCAGGAGTTGGAACAGCAGGAACTTTATCAGGAGTTGGAAAAAGATTGAAGGAGGAACGTCCTGGTGTTCAAGTGTTTGCTGTTGAACCTGCAACATCTGCTGTGTTATCTGGAGAACAACCTGGAAAGCATTTCCAACAGGGACTTGGTGCTGGATTTATTCCTGGGAATTATGATCCTAAACTTGTAGATGAAATTATAAAAATAACAAATGAAGAAGCTATTGAGTTTGCAACAAGAGCTTCAAAGGAAAATGGACTGTTTATAGGAATTTCTTCTGGAACTGCAATTGCGGCAGCTTACAAAGTGGCTAAAAAATTAGGAAAAGGGAAAAAAGTTTTAGCTATTTTACCTGATGGTGGAGAAAAATATTTATCAGTTGAAGCATTTAGAAATAGTTTATAA